One Spinacia oleracea cultivar Varoflay chromosome 4, BTI_SOV_V1, whole genome shotgun sequence DNA segment encodes these proteins:
- the LOC130472013 gene encoding uncharacterized protein codes for MRQKVSRLAELNPEQGPNKHPARDTTPGQVFPSTLEGIAQSWFGKIPKGTITSFRQLAILFRTQYVANIARERMTGELMSVIQGPQESLREYISRFNMEASNIPKLQQEVAVLAMMTGLRDGEFKSYLGRKSFTTLAEVLGKANEFIKSEEIGRATSRRYVASENNYGSQSRKEPYKKEYPDKRENQQPRKDWHGQVRGRGSEFRTEKRGKFNEYTPLVVRL; via the exons ATGAGGCAGAAAGTATCACGCCTAGCAGAGCTCAACCCAGAGCAAGGACCGAACAAGCACCCAGCCAGAGACACCACTCCGGGTCAG GTCTTCCCTTCCACTCTGGAGGGGATAGCACAGAGCTGGTTCGGTAAAATACCCAAGGGCACTATAACCTCTTTCCGGCAGTTAGCCATCTTGTTTCGCACCCAATATGTGGCAAACATTGCCAGAGAAAGGATGACAGGGGAGCTGATGTCAGTCATCCAAGGACCTCAGGAATCTCTGAGGGAGTACATATCCAGATTCAATATGGAGGCATCGAATATACCCAAGTTACAGCAAGAGGTAGCAGTCCTGGCTATGATGACTGGTTTGCGGGATGGAGAATTCAAGAGCTATCTGGGCAGAAAGTCATTCACAACCCTGGCAGAGGTACTGGGGAAGGCAAATGAGTTTATAAAAAGTGAAGAGATTGGCAGAGCAACCTCACGACGATATGTAGCAAGTGAGAACAATTACGGTAGTCAGAGCAGAAAAGAGCCGTACAAGAAAGAATACCCAGACAAAAGAGAAAATCAGCAGCCCAGAAAAGATTGGCACGGGCAGGTCAGAGGAAGGGGTAGTGAGTTCAGAACTGAAAAGCGAGGCAAATTCAACGAATACACTCCTctggttgttaggttatga
- the LOC130472012 gene encoding uncharacterized protein — protein MAISSPTDYHPAYGHPITTLNSTPPPLPSPPIMVRWYPPPLGTFKLNFDGSSKSSSAAAGIIIRNNEGISISACTFNLGQTQAFMAEAIALHKGLQEARRLQIDNLLIEGDNLLIINAVKGVWSTPWKISNIISDIKHLLTLFTTWISSTFSEKQIRLQIG, from the coding sequence ATGGCAATCTCGTCTCCAACTGACTATCACCCAGCTTACGGGCACCCTATCACTACCCTCAATTCCACCCCTCCACCTCTCCCTTCCCCTCCAATCATGGTTCGCTGGTACCCCCCTCCACTCGGCACCTTCAAACTCAACTTCGACGGCTCCAGTAAATCTTCTTCAGCAGCAGCAGGAATCATCATCCGTAATAATGAAGGAATTTCAATTTCAGCATGTACTTTTAATCTTGGTCAAACTCAAGCCTTCATGGCTGAAGCCATCGCTCTCCACAAAGGTCTACAAGAAGCTAGGCGTCTTCAGATCGATAATCTCCTTATCGAAGGTGATAATCTTCTTATCATTAATGCAGTTAAAGGGGTGTGGTCTACTCCTTGGAAGATCAGTAACATTATTTCTGATATCAAACATCTCCTCACCCTCTTTACCACGTGGATATCAAGCACATTTTCAGAGAAGCAAATTCGGCTGCAGATTGGATAG